Proteins from a genomic interval of Sphingopyxis sp. QXT-31:
- a CDS encoding DUF1003 domain-containing protein translates to MNGEAHLSDLALRLLGRPFADLDPEESRVLEAIAKRAPTSRDAADLDDAQASFGDRLADRVAAVGGSWGFIIVFTLALFAWMLLNSEVLQRWGLAFDPYPFIFLNLMLSTLAAVQAPIIMMSQNRASAKDRLAASLDYEINLRAELEIMRLHHKIDVLTEKVEGLKGAD, encoded by the coding sequence GTGAACGGCGAGGCGCATCTCTCGGATCTCGCGCTGCGGCTGCTCGGGCGGCCCTTTGCCGACCTCGACCCCGAAGAGAGCCGCGTGCTGGAGGCGATCGCCAAGCGCGCGCCGACGAGCCGCGACGCCGCCGACCTCGACGATGCGCAGGCGAGCTTCGGCGACCGCCTCGCTGACCGCGTCGCGGCCGTGGGCGGCTCGTGGGGCTTCATCATCGTCTTCACGCTGGCGCTGTTCGCGTGGATGCTGCTCAACTCCGAAGTCCTCCAGCGCTGGGGGCTCGCCTTCGACCCCTATCCGTTCATTTTTCTCAATTTGATGCTGTCGACGCTGGCGGCGGTGCAGGCGCCGATCATCATGATGAGCCAGAACCGCGCTTCGGCGAAGGACCGGCTGGCGGCGAGCCTCGATTACGAGATCAACCTGCGCGCCGAGCTGGAGATCATGCGGTTGCACCACAAAATCGATGTGCTCACCGAGAAGGTAGAGGGGTTGAAAGGTGCGGATTGA
- the thiD gene encoding bifunctional hydroxymethylpyrimidine kinase/phosphomethylpyrimidine kinase: MTARVLIVAGSDSGGGAGIQADIKTVTMLGGHAMTAITAITAQNTLGVEAVHAIPTEMVTQQMRSVAEDIGVDAVKIGMLGGADNAMAVAEELISGVYGESFVFDPVMIATSGAVLADDRTIAAMEVLAELSTVVTPNLPELAALCGRVNLADDAIEGEAVAYAQKVNAAVLVKGGHGAGETITDRLVTEHGTIALWEAPRIDTRSTHGTGCTLASAIAAGLAQGMPLEPAVARARDFVRLSLLDAPGLGQGHGPMGQQAVRNDGLFTGPALNQITLPASDYAASVAFYKQMGLTQIVDSPDNGYARFEAINGVTLSIHVGDGAAGGATVYLESGALDAWVAYLARRGVRFDQMPADEDWGWREARLTDPAGNRLCLYQAGEYRRYPPWRI, translated from the coding sequence TTGACCGCACGCGTCCTGATCGTCGCCGGCTCCGACAGCGGGGGCGGCGCGGGAATCCAGGCCGATATCAAGACGGTCACGATGCTCGGCGGCCACGCGATGACCGCGATCACCGCGATCACCGCGCAGAATACGCTGGGGGTTGAGGCGGTCCACGCCATCCCGACCGAGATGGTGACGCAGCAGATGCGCAGCGTTGCCGAGGATATCGGGGTCGATGCGGTCAAGATCGGCATGCTCGGCGGCGCCGACAATGCGATGGCGGTCGCCGAGGAACTGATCTCCGGCGTCTATGGCGAGAGCTTCGTTTTCGATCCGGTGATGATCGCGACGAGCGGCGCGGTGCTGGCCGACGACCGGACGATCGCCGCGATGGAGGTGCTCGCCGAACTCAGCACCGTGGTGACGCCGAACCTGCCCGAACTCGCCGCGCTGTGCGGCCGGGTAAACCTTGCCGACGACGCGATCGAGGGCGAGGCGGTGGCCTATGCGCAAAAGGTCAACGCGGCGGTGCTGGTCAAGGGCGGGCATGGCGCGGGCGAGACGATCACCGACCGGCTGGTCACCGAACATGGCACGATCGCGCTGTGGGAGGCGCCGCGCATCGACACGCGCAGCACCCACGGCACCGGCTGCACGCTGGCGAGCGCGATCGCCGCGGGGCTGGCGCAGGGCATGCCGCTCGAGCCCGCAGTGGCGCGCGCGCGCGATTTCGTGCGGCTGTCTTTGCTCGACGCGCCGGGGCTGGGGCAGGGGCATGGCCCGATGGGGCAGCAGGCGGTGCGCAATGACGGCCTGTTTACCGGCCCCGCGCTCAACCAGATCACCTTGCCCGCGAGCGACTATGCGGCTTCGGTCGCCTTCTACAAACAGATGGGGCTGACGCAGATCGTCGACAGCCCCGACAATGGCTATGCGCGCTTCGAGGCGATCAACGGCGTGACCTTGTCGATCCATGTCGGCGACGGCGCGGCGGGCGGCGCGACCGTCTATCTGGAGAGCGGGGCGCTCGACGCGTGGGTTGCCTATCTCGCGCGCCGCGGCGTGCGCTTCGACCAGATGCCCGCCGACGAGGACTGGGGCTGGCGCGAAGCGCGGCTGACCGATCCCGCGGGCAACCGGCTGTGCCTCTATCAGGCGGGCGAGTATCGGAGATATCCGCCGTGGCGCATATGA
- the glmM gene encoding phosphoglucosamine mutase, giving the protein MRKFFGTDGIRGLTNQIPMTVEVAMRVGMAAGAHFLRGAHKHRVVIGKDTRLSGYMLENALVAGFTSVGMDVVQVGPMPTPAIAMLTRSMRADLGVMLSASHNPYYDNGIKLFGPDGYKLSDADEAAIELLLASEPKLAEPAQIGRAKRIDDARGRYIHAVKQSLPESVRLDGLKIVLDCANGAAYNSAPTVFWELGADVVAIGVTPNGININDKCGSTSPGLLQETVVASGADIGIALDGDADRLIVVDEKGAIVDGDQIMATIGASWARQGRLKGGGVVATVMSNLGLERFLQGQGLTLERTKVGDRYVLERMKTGGFNVGGEQSGHMILSDHATTGDGTLAGLQLLAELVASGKPASELLHQFDPVPQLLKNVRFAGGEPLGDAQVQAAIADGEAALAGRGRLVIRASGTEPLIRVMAEGDDASQVESVVDSICDAVRKAVD; this is encoded by the coding sequence ATGCGCAAGTTTTTCGGCACCGACGGCATCCGCGGGCTGACCAACCAGATTCCGATGACGGTCGAGGTCGCGATGCGCGTCGGCATGGCGGCGGGCGCGCATTTTCTGCGCGGCGCACACAAGCACCGCGTGGTGATTGGCAAGGATACGCGGCTTTCGGGCTATATGCTCGAAAATGCGCTGGTTGCGGGCTTCACCAGCGTCGGCATGGACGTGGTGCAGGTCGGGCCGATGCCGACCCCGGCGATCGCGATGCTGACGCGCTCGATGCGCGCCGACCTGGGCGTCATGCTCTCGGCAAGCCACAATCCCTATTACGACAATGGCATCAAGCTGTTCGGCCCCGACGGCTACAAGCTGTCCGACGCCGACGAGGCGGCGATCGAACTGCTGCTGGCGAGCGAGCCGAAGCTCGCCGAACCCGCGCAGATCGGGCGGGCCAAGCGCATCGACGACGCGCGCGGGCGCTATATCCACGCGGTGAAGCAGAGCCTGCCCGAATCGGTGCGGCTCGACGGGCTGAAGATCGTGCTCGATTGCGCCAATGGTGCCGCGTACAACAGCGCGCCGACGGTGTTCTGGGAACTCGGCGCCGACGTGGTCGCGATCGGGGTCACGCCGAACGGCATCAACATCAACGACAAATGCGGCTCGACTTCGCCGGGCTTGTTGCAGGAAACGGTCGTGGCGAGCGGCGCCGATATCGGCATCGCGCTCGACGGCGATGCCGACCGGCTGATCGTCGTCGACGAGAAGGGCGCGATCGTCGATGGCGACCAGATCATGGCGACGATCGGCGCGAGCTGGGCGCGGCAGGGACGGCTGAAGGGCGGCGGCGTGGTCGCGACGGTCATGTCTAACCTCGGCCTCGAACGCTTCCTCCAGGGGCAGGGCCTGACGCTCGAGCGGACCAAGGTCGGCGACCGCTATGTGCTCGAACGCATGAAGACCGGCGGCTTCAACGTCGGCGGCGAGCAGTCGGGGCATATGATCCTGTCCGATCACGCCACCACCGGCGACGGCACGCTGGCGGGGCTGCAACTGCTCGCCGAGCTGGTCGCGTCGGGCAAGCCGGCGAGCGAATTGCTCCACCAGTTCGATCCGGTGCCGCAGCTCTTGAAGAATGTGCGCTTCGCGGGGGGTGAACCGCTGGGCGACGCGCAGGTGCAGGCGGCGATTGCCGACGGCGAGGCCGCGCTCGCAGGGCGTGGGCGCCTCGTCATCCGCGCCTCGGGCACCGAACCCCTCATCCGCGTCATGGCCGAAGGCGATGACGCATCCCAGGTAGAAAGCGTCGTCGACAGTATCTGCGACGCAGTCAGAAAGGCAGTAGACTAA
- a CDS encoding NnrU family protein: MQPMSLLIVTGALFVGTHFALSHPLRAPLADRMGERAFQIVYSIVAIATFIMLVQAWRGMPPEPPLWAVGDGLWVFATLIVLLASILFMGSLIGNPALPAPNAAAAAQAAPRGVFAITRHPMMWGFALWALAHALVVPTPGQIVLSAIIAFLALAGSAGQDVKKARLMGDAWRHWAARTSFVPFARQLSGRGSWIDAIPRPHALFGGIVLCIVATWAHGALGYMVAGIWRWVG, from the coding sequence ATGCAACCGATGTCGTTGTTGATCGTCACGGGCGCCTTGTTTGTCGGCACGCATTTCGCGCTGTCGCACCCGCTGCGCGCGCCGCTCGCCGACCGGATGGGCGAGCGCGCGTTCCAGATCGTCTATTCGATCGTCGCGATCGCGACCTTCATCATGCTCGTCCAGGCGTGGCGCGGCATGCCGCCCGAGCCGCCCTTGTGGGCCGTCGGCGACGGCCTGTGGGTCTTCGCGACACTGATCGTGCTGCTCGCGAGCATCCTCTTCATGGGATCGCTGATCGGCAATCCGGCCTTGCCCGCGCCGAACGCTGCCGCCGCTGCCCAGGCCGCGCCGCGCGGGGTGTTCGCGATCACGCGCCACCCGATGATGTGGGGCTTTGCTTTATGGGCGCTCGCGCACGCGTTGGTCGTGCCGACGCCGGGGCAGATCGTCCTGTCGGCGATCATCGCCTTCCTCGCGCTCGCCGGATCGGCGGGGCAGGATGTCAAGAAGGCGCGGCTGATGGGCGACGCATGGCGCCACTGGGCGGCGCGGACCAGTTTTGTGCCCTTTGCGCGGCAGCTGAGCGGCCGCGGCTCGTGGATCGACGCGATTCCGCGGCCGCATGCGCTGTTCGGCGGGATCGTGCTCTGTATCGTGGCGACCTGGGCGCATGGCGCATTGGGCTATATGGTCGCGGGCATCTGGCGCTGGGTCGGGTGA
- a CDS encoding aldo/keto reductase has translation MKYRKLGHGLEVSAIGIGCMPMIKGGNILYGEAADLDESTATIHRAIDLGVTFFDTAQIYGPFSNEELLGAAIKGKRDGLVIATKFGFKFDGNQIVGVDGSPENARRSCEGSLQRLGIDTIDLFYQHRVDPSIPIEEVVGGMMELVHEGKVRHIALSEAGPETIRRAAKAAPITALQSEYSIWERDVEEEILSACRDNGIGFVPYSPLGRGFLAGAVRSRDELPENDWRRNDPRYSEENFPANLAIVDAIGAVADKHGVSKAQIALAWLLAQGDDIVPIPGTKRRATMEDSVAAAEVTLDADDLAAIEAAAPMGGTSGPRYGEMGMRMVRL, from the coding sequence ATGAAATATCGCAAGCTCGGCCACGGACTCGAGGTCTCCGCCATCGGAATCGGCTGCATGCCGATGATCAAGGGCGGCAACATCCTCTATGGCGAGGCCGCGGACCTCGACGAATCGACCGCGACGATCCACCGCGCGATCGACCTCGGCGTCACCTTCTTCGATACCGCGCAAATCTATGGCCCGTTCAGCAACGAGGAACTGCTCGGCGCGGCGATCAAGGGCAAGCGCGACGGCCTCGTCATCGCGACCAAGTTCGGCTTCAAGTTCGACGGCAACCAGATCGTCGGGGTCGATGGCTCGCCCGAAAATGCGCGGCGCAGCTGCGAAGGCTCGCTCCAGCGGCTCGGTATCGACACAATCGACCTCTTCTACCAGCACCGCGTCGATCCTTCGATCCCGATCGAGGAAGTCGTCGGCGGCATGATGGAACTGGTCCACGAGGGCAAGGTCCGCCACATCGCTTTGTCCGAAGCCGGCCCCGAAACGATCCGCCGCGCCGCGAAAGCCGCGCCGATCACCGCATTGCAGAGCGAATATTCGATCTGGGAACGCGATGTGGAGGAGGAGATTCTCTCTGCCTGCCGCGACAATGGCATCGGCTTCGTCCCCTATTCGCCGCTCGGCCGCGGCTTCCTCGCGGGCGCGGTGCGCAGCCGCGACGAACTGCCCGAGAACGACTGGCGCCGCAACGACCCGCGCTACAGCGAGGAGAATTTCCCTGCCAACCTCGCGATCGTCGATGCGATCGGTGCGGTTGCCGACAAGCATGGCGTGTCGAAAGCGCAGATCGCGCTCGCCTGGCTGCTCGCGCAGGGTGACGACATCGTCCCGATCCCCGGCACCAAGCGCCGCGCGACGATGGAAGACAGCGTCGCGGCCGCCGAGGTGACGCTGGATGCCGACGATTTGGCCGCGATCGAGGCGGCGGCTCCGATGGGCGGCACCAGCGGGCCGCGCTACGGCGAAATGGGCATGCGGATGGTGCGGCTTTGA
- a CDS encoding amidohydrolase translates to MIRVVKAGLLAAVSLAFGGCTANGGEVETASSKPAAEKSEKPVKFDKDPYPSTYKGYPTRLTVVKGVTIFDGEGGRIDNGSIVMSSGKVLSLGGPDMELPTDADVIDGTGKFLTPGIIDIHSHLGDYPSPSVDAHSDGNEATSPTTPEVWSEHSVWPQDPGFSRALANGGVTSLQILPGSANLMGGRSITLKNVPSRTVQGMKFPGAPYGLKMACGENPKRVYGGKGRMPSTRMGNFAVNRATWQKAAAYKKKMDDGKAVDRDLAMETLAGVLAGEILVHNHCYRADEMALVIDMSKEFGYKVSTFHHAVESYKIADLLAKEGICSAMWADWWGFKMEAYDSVKENIPLVYKAGACTIVHSDDANQIQRLNQEAAKARAAGRRMGIDVSDEQAWTWLSYNPAKALGIADKTGSLKPGKMADVVLWNGNPFSVYSRPEKVWIDGAMLYDAMDPKRRPVSDFELGQPGEGDVK, encoded by the coding sequence ATGATCCGGGTCGTGAAAGCCGGCCTTTTGGCCGCGGTGTCGCTGGCGTTCGGGGGTTGCACCGCGAATGGCGGCGAGGTGGAAACGGCGAGCAGCAAGCCTGCCGCGGAGAAATCCGAAAAGCCGGTGAAGTTCGACAAGGATCCCTATCCGTCGACCTACAAGGGATATCCGACACGGCTGACCGTCGTGAAGGGCGTCACCATCTTCGACGGCGAGGGCGGGCGGATCGACAATGGGTCGATCGTGATGTCGAGCGGCAAGGTCTTGTCGCTCGGCGGTCCCGACATGGAACTGCCGACCGACGCCGACGTCATCGACGGCACCGGCAAGTTCCTCACCCCCGGGATCATCGATATCCACAGCCACCTCGGCGACTATCCCTCGCCCAGCGTTGACGCGCATTCGGACGGCAATGAGGCGACCTCCCCGACCACGCCCGAAGTGTGGTCCGAACATAGCGTCTGGCCGCAGGACCCGGGGTTCAGCCGCGCGCTCGCCAACGGCGGGGTGACGTCGCTCCAGATCCTGCCGGGCAGCGCCAACCTGATGGGCGGACGCTCGATCACGCTCAAGAATGTGCCGTCGCGCACGGTGCAGGGGATGAAATTCCCCGGCGCGCCCTATGGCCTCAAAATGGCGTGCGGCGAGAATCCGAAGCGCGTCTATGGCGGCAAGGGGCGCATGCCCTCGACCCGCATGGGCAATTTCGCGGTCAACCGTGCGACCTGGCAGAAGGCCGCGGCGTACAAGAAGAAGATGGACGACGGAAAGGCGGTCGACCGCGACCTCGCGATGGAGACGCTCGCGGGCGTTCTGGCGGGCGAAATCCTCGTCCACAACCATTGCTACCGCGCCGACGAGATGGCGCTGGTGATCGATATGTCGAAGGAGTTCGGCTACAAGGTCTCGACCTTCCACCACGCCGTCGAAAGCTACAAGATCGCCGACCTGCTCGCCAAGGAGGGCATTTGCTCGGCGATGTGGGCCGACTGGTGGGGCTTCAAGATGGAGGCCTATGACTCGGTCAAGGAAAATATCCCGCTGGTGTACAAGGCCGGCGCGTGCACGATCGTCCATTCGGACGACGCCAACCAGATTCAGCGGCTGAACCAGGAGGCCGCGAAAGCGCGCGCCGCGGGGCGCCGCATGGGGATCGACGTCAGCGACGAACAGGCCTGGACCTGGCTGTCGTACAATCCGGCCAAGGCGCTGGGCATCGCCGACAAGACGGGCAGTCTGAAGCCCGGCAAGATGGCCGACGTGGTGCTGTGGAACGGCAATCCTTTCAGCGTCTATTCGCGGCCCGAGAAAGTGTGGATCGACGGCGCGATGCTATATGACGCAATGGACCCCAAGCGGCGGCCGGTGAGCGATTTCGAGCTGGGCCAGCCCGGCGAAGGGGATGTGAAATGA
- a CDS encoding dicarboxylate/amino acid:cation symporter produces MKSAWIILGSLIAGMLLGIAIESVSLDAATAILPFVEPVGLLWLNALKMTIVPLVVALLITGITATADAARAGRLAARSVAIFLGAIALSGTMSLLMTPLLLKLFPLSASAAEALRHGLGGTTEAGPSPTFADFLLSLIPTNPIAAAADTAILPLIVFTTIFAFAITKLEAPQRATLSGLFKALGDAMLIVIGWVLALAPIGVFALGYALAVKAGVAAFGGLIHYVLILMGIGVSCIILGLLLAWLVVGISLPRFVRAMVPTLAVAISTQSSLASLPAMLKSSEALGVDPKKADVVLPLAVALFRFTSPAMNLAVVIYVAWLFGIELTPWEMAVGLGVAMAAALSSVSLPGSISFVTSIAPIAVSMGVPVAPLGLLVAVETFPDIFRTLGNVIGDVAATKYAADGVGDDKPAGETP; encoded by the coding sequence TTGAAATCGGCATGGATCATCCTCGGCTCGCTGATCGCGGGTATGTTGCTCGGGATCGCGATCGAGAGCGTATCACTCGACGCCGCAACCGCCATCCTGCCGTTTGTAGAACCGGTCGGCCTGCTCTGGCTCAATGCGCTCAAGATGACGATCGTGCCGCTGGTCGTCGCATTGCTGATCACCGGCATCACCGCGACCGCCGACGCCGCGCGCGCGGGCCGGCTCGCGGCGCGGTCGGTGGCGATCTTCCTCGGCGCGATCGCGCTTTCGGGAACGATGTCGCTGCTGATGACGCCGTTGCTGCTCAAACTCTTCCCGCTCTCGGCCAGCGCTGCCGAGGCGCTGCGCCACGGGCTCGGCGGCACGACCGAGGCGGGCCCCTCGCCCACCTTCGCCGACTTCCTACTGTCGCTGATCCCGACCAACCCGATCGCCGCCGCGGCGGACACCGCGATCCTGCCGCTGATCGTGTTCACTACGATCTTCGCCTTTGCCATCACCAAGCTGGAGGCGCCGCAGCGCGCGACGCTGTCGGGACTGTTCAAGGCGCTGGGCGACGCGATGCTGATCGTCATCGGCTGGGTGCTCGCGCTTGCGCCGATCGGCGTTTTTGCTCTGGGCTATGCGCTCGCGGTCAAGGCGGGGGTCGCGGCCTTCGGCGGGCTGATCCATTATGTGCTGATCCTGATGGGGATCGGCGTCAGCTGCATCATCCTAGGGCTGCTGCTCGCCTGGCTCGTCGTCGGCATTTCACTGCCGCGCTTCGTCCGCGCGATGGTGCCGACGCTGGCGGTCGCGATCAGCACGCAAAGCTCGCTTGCCAGCCTGCCCGCGATGCTCAAATCGTCGGAGGCGCTGGGCGTCGATCCCAAAAAGGCCGACGTCGTGCTACCGCTCGCGGTCGCGTTGTTCCGTTTCACCAGCCCCGCGATGAACCTCGCGGTCGTCATCTATGTCGCTTGGCTGTTCGGCATCGAGCTTACGCCATGGGAAATGGCAGTCGGGCTCGGCGTCGCGATGGCCGCCGCGCTGTCGTCGGTTAGCCTGCCCGGATCGATCAGCTTCGTGACCTCGATCGCACCCATTGCGGTGTCGATGGGGGTGCCCGTCGCGCCGCTGGGGCTGCTCGTCGCGGTCGAGACCTTCCCCGACATCTTCCGGACCCTCGGCAATGTCATCGGCGACGTCGCCGCCACCAAATATGCCGCCGACGGCGTCGGCGACGACAAACCCGCAGGAGAGACGCCATGA
- a CDS encoding amidohydrolase family protein: MMRALLLSAAALVALPAAAQDVAIVNAKLVIGDGSAPVEGGTVVVRGGKVVAAGAGVAVPAGVERVDAGGRWVTPGIVAAFSRVGLTEVDAVSGTNDRSATKSRFSAGLDIAPALNPMGSPVAVNRADGVTRAIVAPGASGSLFAGQGAVVDLADDNDMVTRPRALQFVAFGEDGSAKAGGSRAALFLLFREQLLAARSYARNPATLAEWGSDALIQRADADALVRVIDGTTPLFVRVDRATDILNVLKLKTEFPALKLVLVGATEGWLVANDIAAARVPVLVSPLTDLPSSFEQLGATQSNAGRLAAAGVSVSVGVFDDDDAHKMGYATQYAGNLVALTKLPGASGLSWDQAFASISSAPARAVGMDASIGSLRPGRVGDVVIWDNDPLELGSRPAMLWIDGKRQSLVTRQDRLRDRYANPQEAVLPKAYDR, translated from the coding sequence ATGATGCGCGCGCTTCTTCTTTCGGCTGCCGCGCTGGTCGCACTTCCCGCCGCAGCGCAGGACGTCGCGATCGTCAACGCCAAGCTCGTCATCGGCGACGGCAGCGCGCCGGTCGAAGGCGGCACCGTCGTCGTGCGCGGCGGCAAGGTCGTCGCAGCCGGAGCGGGCGTGGCCGTGCCCGCAGGCGTTGAGCGCGTCGATGCAGGCGGCCGCTGGGTCACCCCCGGCATCGTCGCGGCGTTCAGCCGCGTCGGGCTGACCGAGGTCGACGCCGTCAGCGGCACCAACGATCGTTCGGCGACCAAGTCGCGCTTTTCGGCGGGGCTCGATATCGCGCCCGCGCTCAATCCGATGGGCTCGCCCGTCGCGGTGAACCGCGCCGACGGCGTCACACGGGCGATCGTCGCGCCGGGGGCGAGCGGCAGCCTGTTCGCCGGACAGGGTGCGGTGGTCGACCTCGCCGACGACAACGACATGGTGACCAGGCCCCGCGCGCTGCAGTTCGTGGCGTTCGGCGAGGACGGGTCGGCAAAGGCGGGCGGCAGCCGCGCCGCGCTGTTCCTGCTGTTCCGCGAGCAATTGCTGGCGGCGCGCAGCTATGCGCGCAACCCCGCGACGCTCGCCGAATGGGGCAGCGACGCGCTGATCCAGCGCGCCGACGCCGATGCGCTGGTGCGCGTGATCGACGGGACGACGCCGCTGTTCGTGCGCGTCGACCGCGCGACCGACATCCTCAACGTCCTCAAACTCAAGACCGAGTTCCCGGCGCTGAAGCTGGTGCTTGTCGGCGCGACCGAGGGCTGGCTGGTCGCGAACGACATCGCCGCGGCGCGCGTGCCGGTGCTGGTGTCGCCGCTGACCGACCTGCCGTCGAGCTTCGAGCAATTGGGCGCGACGCAGTCGAACGCCGGGCGCCTCGCCGCTGCCGGGGTTTCGGTTTCGGTCGGGGTGTTCGACGACGATGACGCGCACAAGATGGGCTATGCGACGCAATATGCCGGCAATCTGGTGGCGCTGACCAAGCTGCCCGGCGCGAGCGGGCTCAGCTGGGACCAAGCCTTCGCGTCGATCAGCAGCGCTCCTGCGCGCGCGGTCGGCATGGACGCCAGCATCGGCTCGCTGCGCCCGGGCCGCGTCGGCGACGTCGTGATCTGGGACAATGATCCGCTCGAACTGGGCAGCCGCCCGGCGATGCTGTGGATCGACGGCAAGCGCCAGTCGCTGGTCACGCGGCAGGACCGTCTGCGCGATCGTTATGCGAACCCGCAGGAAGCTGTGCTACCCAAGGCGTATGACAGGTAA
- a CDS encoding DUF1272 domain-containing protein: MLEMRPDCEKCGKDLPANAHGAFICSMECTFCANCSDRLDEICPNCGGDLLDRPLREGAILAKYPGSTVRKHKA, encoded by the coding sequence ATGTTGGAAATGCGTCCCGATTGCGAGAAGTGCGGCAAGGACCTGCCGGCCAACGCGCACGGCGCCTTCATCTGTTCGATGGAATGCACCTTCTGCGCGAATTGTTCGGACCGGCTGGACGAGATTTGCCCCAATTGCGGCGGCGACCTGCTCGACCGGCCGCTGCGCGAAGGCGCGATCCTGGCGAAATATCCCGGCTCGACGGTGCGAAAGCATAAGGCTTGA